GCTCAGCCGCCGGTCCGGCCACCAGCGGGCACTCGAGAGTCGATAGAACTCGGCCTCGGCCTCCCGGTAGCGCAGCACCCCGTGGCGCCAACCGTGGCCGCCATCGGCAGGGAAGTCCCGAAGGATTGCGGCGGTGCCGCCCACCTGGCGCAGCTTCCACAGCCGATATCCCAGCGCGGCGACGGCAAGCAGCAAAACGCCGACGAGCGCGACCATGAACAACATGGACGCGCTCATCGGCGTTGCCTACTAGTCGATCTGGCCGACGGCGCGTAGCCGGGCACGGCCCCACGCCGCGGTGGCTTCGTCGTCGGATTCGGAATCCCGCTTGGCGGCGTCGGCGTCGACCTCCGACTCGAACTGGGCGTTCTCCACCAGCAGGCTGACCCCGCCCTCGGTCACCGACAGGAATCCGCCGTCGACCGCGATCCGCAGGTCATCCTCGCCCTCACGCTCAACGCGCACCATCGCGTCGTCGACGAGCTGAGCCACCAGCGGAATATGCCGCGGCAGGATGCCGATCTCGCCCGCGGTGGTGCGGGTGAAGACGAACGTCGCCTTGCCGGACCACAGCTTGCGCTCGACGGCGACGATCTCGACGTCAAGTTCAGCCATTGGACACCACCTTTCGGATCAGCCGTACCTGCATCACAGCTTGGCGCCGAGCGACTCTGCCTTCTTCGCCAGGTCGTCGAGACCACCGATGAGGAAGAACGCCTGCTCGGGCAGGTGATCGAACTCGCCCTTGGCCAGCTTGTCGAAGGCCTCGATGGTCTCCTTGAGCGGAACGGTCGAACCCGGCTGACCGGTGAACTGCTCGGCCGCCATCATGTTCTGGCTCAGGAAGCGCTCGATCTTACGGGCGCGGTACACCAGCACCTTGTCCTCTTCGGACAGCTCATCGATACCGAGGATGGCGATGAT
The sequence above is drawn from the Mycolicibacterium neoaurum VKM Ac-1815D genome and encodes:
- a CDS encoding DUF2550 domain-containing protein; this translates as MSASMLFMVALVGVLLLAVAALGYRLWKLRQVGGTAAILRDFPADGGHGWRHGVLRYREAEAEFYRLSSARWWPDRRLSRLGLEVVSRRAPRGDEFDIMSDEIAVLQLRDSDRSFEIALDRGALTAFTSWLESRPSPRARRRN
- a CDS encoding F0F1 ATP synthase subunit epsilon; the encoded protein is MAELDVEIVAVERKLWSGKATFVFTRTTAGEIGILPRHIPLVAQLVDDAMVRVEREGEDDLRIAVDGGFLSVTEGGVSLLVENAQFESEVDADAAKRDSESDDEATAAWGRARLRAVGQID